TCACGGCCGGGCACTCCGAGCGGGTGGCGAGTTACACGCTGGCGTTGGCCGAGACGGTCAATGAGATCGAGACGGGGCGCTTGCGCGAGATTCATTTTGAGCCGACCGAACTCACCGAGTTGCGTTACGCCGCGCTGCTGCATGATTTTGGTAAGATCGCCGTCAGTGAGTCGGTGTTGCAGAAAGGGGCGCGCCTGCCGCCGGAGCAGATGCGGCTGATCGGTCAGCGTTTTGCCACGATCCGCGAGCTGGGCTACCGGCAGTGGTTGCGGGCGTATGTCCGGGAGTTGGAGTCTGGCCAGGCACGCCCCGATGGTCGGGGACTGGCCCGAATCGACGCGCAATTTGAGGCGTTTAGCGCCGAGCTCGAAGAGACCTTTGAGTGGCTGGGGTATGTGGCCACCAAGGGGTTTGTGGAGCCCGACGAGATGGCGCGGGTGCGGGCGCTGGGGGAACGCAGCTTTGTGGATCATCTCGGTCAGGCGCAGCCCTACCTGACGCGCTTTGAGGTGGAGAACCTCTGCATTCAGAAGGGCACGCTCAATGAGGCGGAGTGGATCGAGATGCGCAGCCACGCCGCGCTCAGCGAGAAGTATCTGGCGCGGATTCCGTGGAGCGCGGAGCTGCAGCGAGTGCCCTGCATTGCCGGGGCACACCACGAGAAGCTCGATGGGAGCGGCTATCCCAAGGGGCTGGGCGCCCGGGAGATCTTGCCCCAGGTGCGGATGTTGACGATCGCCGACATCTTCGATGCGCTCACCGCCAGCGACCGGCCTTATCGCAAGGCGGCGTCGGTGGAGCGAGCGTTGCAGATTCTGGAGATGGAAGCCGCCGAAGAGAAGTTGGACCGCGAGCTGGTCGAGCTCTTCGGCCAGCAGGTGGTGCGGCGCATCGCGCATATCATCCCGGGTGGTGGGCGGAGCTGAGCGGCGGCCGCCCGGGCCGGGCAGGTTCACGTTTAAGGGGAGGGGAGTTCGGCTTCGAGTTGGGCCAGGGTGCTGAAGAAGTGCACGCGTCGGCGTAGATCCATGGTGGGGGCGGCGCCGTAGCCGCTCCAGAAGGCGCGTTCGGTCCGGGGGCTGGCCGTGGCCAGTTCGGGGCGAAGGGCGTGGGCGAGGTCGTGTTCCGGGGGGCGAAGCGCGCAGTGGGAGAAGTCGAGGAAGGCCACGATCCGGTTGTGGTCGGCGCTGACCAGGATGCGTCCCGGGCTGAGCTGTCCCAGGGTCCAGACGCTGCGCGTCCGCGGGTGAAAGGCGCTCAGGCTCTGGCGAAGCCAGGCGAAGCGCTCGGTGAAGCGGGCGTGCGCTTCGGGGGCGTGGACGGCGTCAAGACGGCCGGCCAGGCGATCGAGGTGCGCGGCCATGGCGGCGTTGAAGGTCTGGAAGTACGAGGTCTGGGGCAGGTGGAGGCGTTCGGGGACGCCGAATCCGT
This window of the Lujinxingia litoralis genome carries:
- a CDS encoding phosphotransferase family protein, which translates into the protein MSLDSKPQTSPRAQASPPLPETTRRLADEPGWVWDEVSVDATPRWHFRWPSAALASRHHTLLHELARGALAIPTEAPSRFSAAHWADARDGAPFAQAPTPEHTPALMRSLGQALRQLHNHPCPDGFGVPERLHLPQTSYFQTFNAAMAAHLDRLAGRLDAVHAPEAHARFTERFAWLRQSLSAFHPRTRSVWTLGQLSPGRILVSADHNRIVAFLDFSHCALRPPEHDLAHALRPELATASPRTERAFWSGYGAAPTMDLRRRVHFFSTLAQLEAELPSP